The following proteins come from a genomic window of Malus domestica chromosome 02, GDT2T_hap1:
- the LOC103400652 gene encoding vacuolar protein 8-like, whose protein sequence is MVKQILAKTVELADQVTKALDVAVVSSEEKEWVPKLKSKTRMLAGLLRQFLSRDLSVLDSYGRLQRLVINGVEGILSRFLSKLLKRCPVNCTVIDKIKLCFTPTTPLSDFRNIPRLLDNSIQDVSWILHLIWNYEYEYSTLPPIASNELILFIIWEQIAILRREPVSLECRSDAACALGSLVRDDCRNAEFIVEEGGVEPLLKLVQEGTMEEQENAARTLGLLALVRQGVERMIHAGVFKVFAKILREAPTKVQVVVAWAVSMLADEHPECQHGFAQHDVVPLLVSHLAPETDSDVNVNDDHATMAEMKAMAATALWKLATGNSVICHSLSNSGALLYFAMLLEKGSEDVRFYSAKALMEIAAVAENNAELRRSALSSKSPAWKNVGDQLLIKITDKADPELVTICIKAVGNLAWAFGATETRMIDALVGFLQETEDEMLEACIALTKFVRPNNYFRHDFSKQIVRVGGAMQLIQLLYFERRIIQIRALALICNIAPEIEELTRDEMLTALKWASNQSYMTQDETLNTLLRKAKSRLNLPHQSRGSRGCP, encoded by the coding sequence ATGGTGAAGCAAATATTGGCCAAGACGGTCGAACTTGCCGACCAAGTCACGAAGGCTTTGGACGTGGCGGTTGTGAGTTCCGAGGAGAAGGAGTGGGTCCCCAAGCTCAAATCCAAGACTCGAATGTTGGCGGGGCTGCTCCGCCAGTTCCTCAGCCGTGACCTCTCCGTCCTCGATTCCTACGGTCGCCTACAACGGCTCGTAATCAACGGCGTCGAAGGAATCCTCAGCAGGTTTCTGTCCAAGCTGCTCAAGCGTTGTCCTGTCAATTGCACTGTCATTGACAAGATCAAGCTTTGCTTCACCCCCACCACCCCCTTATCTGACTTCCGCAATATCCCTAGGTTACTCGACAATTCAATCCAAGATGTCTCGTGGATTCTACATCTCATTTGGAACTATGAGTACGAGTACTCGACGCTGCCTCCAATCGCATCTAACGAGTTGATTCTGTTCATTATTTGGGAGCAGATTGCTATTCTTCGCCGCGAGCCTGTTTCACTTGAATGTCGATCTGATGCGGCATGTGCTCTCGGATCGCTTGTCCGGGACGACTGTCGAAATGCGGAGTTCATTGTTGAGGAAGGTGGAGTCGAACCCTTATTGAAGTTAGTCCAAGAGGGTACAATGGAAGAACAAGAGAATGCTGCCAGGACCCTTGGGCTGCTGGCACTTGTTCGGCAAGGTGTCGAACGCATGATACATGCGGGCGTGTTTAAAGTGTTCGCAAAAATCCTCAGAGAAGCCCCCACGAAAGTTCAGGTTGTTGTGGCCTGGGCGGTGTCTATGCTCGCAGATGAACACCCCGAATGCCAACATGGTTTTGCGCAGCACGATGTTGTCCCCTTGCTCGTTAGCCATCTCGCACCTGAAACTGATAGTGACGTCAATGTCAATGACGACCATGCCACCATGGCCGAAATGAAAGCAATGGCAGCAACAGCACTTTGGAAACTAGCCACGGGGAACTCAGTCATTTGCCATAGCCTCTCGAACTCAGGAGCGCTATTATATTTCGCAATGCTATTGGAAAAGGGTTCTGAAGATGTTCGATTCTACTCTGCCAAGGCATTAATGGAGATCGCCGCAGTGGCAGAGAATAATGCCGAGTTGAGGAGATCAGCCTTGAGTTCAAAATCTCCGGCTTGGAAAAATGTCGGTGATCAATTACTAATAAAGATCACCGATAAGGCAGATCCAGAGCTCGTAACCATATGCATCAAAGCTGTTGGGAATTTGGCATGGGCCTTTGGGGCAACAGAAACAAGGATGATAGACGCATTGGTCGGATTTCTACAAGAAACAGAAGATGAGATGTTAGAGGCTTGCATTGCCCTCACAAAATTCGTACGTCCAAACAACTATTTTCGCCATGATTTTTCCAAGCAAATAGTACGTGTTGGAGGGGCTATGCAATTAATCCAGCTTTTGTATTTTGAGAGAAGGATTATTCAAATTCGTGCCTTGGCTCTCATCTGCAACATTGCACCAGAGATTGAAGAACTTACACGGGATGAGATGCTCACCGCGCTTAAATGGGCGTCGAATCAATCTTATATGACCCAAGATGAAACGCTGAACACATTGTTACGGAAGGCTAAGAGTAGGCTGAATCTTCCTCATCAGTCCAGGGGCTCAAGGGGATGCCCTTAA
- the LOC103456286 gene encoding uncharacterized protein isoform X2, translating to MGNCFPGGGAHGGDAADAATGMDGSVWELGKQRSQACCLQLPELSQKKNRPPCVSLARPKYKQCPDSPFTISKGECFPLLGEQFTREKTPQPPRS from the exons ATGGGCAACTGCTTCCCAGGTGGTGGAGCTCACGGCGGCGATGCTGCAGATGCAGCTACAG GAATGGATGGGAGTGTATGGGAACTGGGAAAGCAAAGAAGCCAG GCATGTTGTCTCCAGTTGCCCGAATTATCCCAGAAGAAGAATCGACCCCCTTGTGTGTCTTTAGCCAGGCCGAAATACAAGCAATGTCCTGACTCACCCTTCACGATCTCAAAGGGAGAATGTTTTCCGCTTCTAGGGGAGCAATTCACAAGGGAAAAAACTCCACAGCCAC CGAGAAGCTGA
- the LOC103456286 gene encoding uncharacterized protein isoform X1, with protein MGNCFPGGGAHGGDAADAATGMDGSVWELGKQRSQACCLQLPELSQKKNRPPCVSLARPKYKQCPDSPFTISKGECFPLLGEQFTREKTPQPRMLSDPPSVNVSMYLDNDNGIT; from the exons ATGGGCAACTGCTTCCCAGGTGGTGGAGCTCACGGCGGCGATGCTGCAGATGCAGCTACAG GAATGGATGGGAGTGTATGGGAACTGGGAAAGCAAAGAAGCCAG GCATGTTGTCTCCAGTTGCCCGAATTATCCCAGAAGAAGAATCGACCCCCTTGTGTGTCTTTAGCCAGGCCGAAATACAAGCAATGTCCTGACTCACCCTTCACGATCTCAAAGGGAGAATGTTTTCCGCTTCTAGGGGAGCAATTCACAAGGGAAAAAACTCCACAGCCACGTATGTTGTCCGACCCACCCTCCGTCAATGTGTCCATGTACCTTGACAATGACAATGGCATCACTTAG
- the LOC103456305 gene encoding ferredoxin--NADP reductase, leaf isozyme, chloroplastic, whose product MAAAVTAAVSFPSSKSSSLPTRTSLISPDRITLKKVPLYNSNAGGRVVSIRAQVTTTETAPPAKVVKESKKQDEGVVVNKYKPKNPYIARVLLNTRITGDDAPGETWHMVFSTEGEVPYREGQSIGVIPEGVDKNGKPHKLRLYSIASSALGDFGDSKTVSLCVKRLVYTNDAGEIVKGVCSNFLCDLKPASEVTITGPVGKEMLMPKDPNATVIMLATGTGIAPFRAFLWKMFFEKHEDYKFNGLAWLFLGVPTSSSLLYKEEFEKMKEKAPENFRLDFAVSREQTNEKGEKMYIQTRMAQYAEELWELLKKDNTYVYMCGLKGMEKGIDDIMVSLAAKDGIDWMDYKKQLKKSEQWNVEVY is encoded by the exons ATGGCTGCAGCTGTAACTGCTGCTGTCTCCTTCCCCTCCTCCAAGTCCTCCTCCCTCCCCACCAGGACCTCCTTAATCTCACCTGACAGAATCACCCTCAAGAAG GTTCCTTTGTACAACAGCAATGCTGGTGGGAGAGTGGTATCCATCAGAGCCCAGGTGACCACCACCGAGACTGCGCCACCTGCCAAGGTTGTGAAGGAATCCAAGAAGCAAGATGAAGGGGTGGTTGTCAACAAGTACAAGCCCAAGAATCCGTACATTGCCAGAGTCCTCCTCAACACTAGGATCACTGGTGATGATGCGCCTGGTGAGACCTGGCACATGGTCTTCAGCACAGAGG GAGAGGTGCCCTACAGAGAAGGGCAGTCCATTGGAGTTATTCCAGAAGGTGTTGACAAAAATGGGAAGCCTCACAAGCTGAGGTTGTACTCAATTGCCAGCAGCGCCCTCGGTGACTTTGGAGACTCCAAGACT GTTTCTCTGTGTGTGAAACGTCTTGTGTACACCAATGACGCAGGCGAAATTGTTAAAGGAGTGTGTTCAAACTTTTTGT GTGACTTGAAGCCCGCAAGTGAAGTGACGATCACCGGACCAGTTGGAAAAGAAATGCTTATGCCAAAAGACCCTAATGCAACCGTCATCATG CTTGCAACTGGAACTGGAATTGCTCCTTTTAGAGCATTCTTATGGAAAATGTTCTTCGAGAAGCATGAAGACTACAAG TTCAATGGTTTGGCATGGCTCTTCTTGGGTGTTCCTACAAGTAGCTCACTGCTCTACAAGGAG GAATTTGAGAAGATGAAGGAGAAGGCCCCCGAAAACTTCAGGCTTGACTTCGCCGTCAGCAGAGAGCAAACCAACGAGAAGGGTGAGAAGATGTACATCCAAACCAGAATGGCTCAGTATGCAGAAGAGCTATGGGAGTTGCTCAAGAAGGACAACACCTACGTCTACATGTGTGGTCTCAAGGGAATGGAGAAGGGTATCGATGACATCATGGTCTCGTTGGCTGCCAAAGACG GCATTGACTGGATGGACTACAAGAAGCAGTTGAAGAAATCAGAGCAATGGAATGTGGAAGTCTACTAA
- the LOC103456366 gene encoding uncharacterized protein, producing MADIVKQILAKPIQLADQVTKAADEASSSKQDCLELKSKTEKLAGLLRQAARASSDLYERPTRRIIDETEQVLDKALSLVLKCRANGIMKRVFTIIPAAQFRKMSSHLENSIGDLSWLLRVSAPADTREDGYLGLPPIAANEPILCLIWEQIAILHTGSVDDRSDAAASLVSLARDNDRYGKLIIEEGGVGPLLKLVKEGKPEGQENAAEALGLLGRDPENVEHMIHAGVCSVFAKILKEGPMKVQAMVAQAVSELAGHYPKCQDLFAQHNIIRLLVSHLAFETVQEHSKYSITFNKATSIHAVVVATNNSNANNHSNKAGEEDEKQGYSRIPHPLGNRTPSRLHNVVATTMAMQGGPKPGGSQTTDAKSNGNGTINGRQNPQHQQSHHHHNLSGTSIKGREQEDPATKANMKAMAARALWQLAKGNSPICRSITESRALLCFAVLLEKGSEDVQLNSALALMVITAVAEKDAELRRSAFKPNSPACKSVVDQLQKITEKADADSDLLIPCIKAIGNLARTFRATETRMIGPLVRLLDEREAEVTREATIALTKFACTDNYLHLDHSKAIISAGGAKHLIQLVYFGEQIVQIPALVLMCYIALHVPDSEELAQAEVLTVLEWASKQSCMTQDESLEMLLQEAKSRLDLYQSRGSRGFH from the coding sequence ATGGCGGACATAGTGAAGCAAATCTTGGCGAAGCCGATCCAGCTAGCGGACCAGGTCACGAAGGCAGCCGACGAGGCCAGTTCGTCGAAGCAGGACTGCTTGGAGCTCAAATCCAAGACTGAGAAGCTGGCGGGGTTGCTCCGGCAGGCGGCGAGAGCCAGCTCCGACCTCTACGAGCGCCCTACTCGGCGGATCATCGACGAGACTGAGCAGGTGCTCGATAAGGCTCTGTCTTTGGTGCTCAAATGTCGAGCCAACGGAATCATGAAGCGAGTCTTCACCATTATCCCGGCTGCGCAGTTCCGGAAAATGTCGTCCCATCTTGAAAACTCTATTGGCGATCTGTCGTGGCTGCTCCGGGTGTCGGCTCCTGCGGATACCCGGGAGGATGGGTACTTGGGGCTGCCTCCAATCGCTGCAAACGAGCCAATTCTGTGCCTCATTTGGGAGCAGATTGCAATTCTGCATACTGGGTCGGTTGATGATCGATCTGATGCAGCAGCTTCGCTTGTTTCGCTTGCTCGGGACAATGATCGGTACGGGAAGCTGATAATTGAGGAAGGTGGAGTCGGGCCCTTGTTAAAATTGGTCAAAGAGGGCAAACCGGAAGGACAAGAGAACGCCGCCGAGGCACTCGGGCTGCTTGGCCGTGATCCGGAGAATGTGGAGCACATGATCCACGCCGGTGTGTGCTCGGTGTTTGCAAAAATCCTCAAAGAAGGTCCGATGAAGGTGCAAGCAATGGTGGCTCAGGCGGTGTCGGAGCTTGCAGGTCACTACCCCAAATGCCAGGACCTTTTTGCGCAGCATAACATCATTCGGCTGCTGGTTAGCCATCTTGCTTTTGAAACTGTTCAGGAGCACAGTAAGTATTCTATTACCTTCAACAAAGCTACGTCGATTCATGCCGTTGTGGTGGCAACCAATAATTCCAATGCGAATAACCATTCGAACAAGGCGGGTGAGGAGGATGAGAAGCAGGGTTACAGTCGCATTCCTCATCCGTTGGGTAATCGAACCCCGAGTCGATTGCACAATGTGGTTGCTACTACCATGGCAATGCAGGGCGGGCCGAAGCCTGGTGGGAGTCAAACCACTGATGCCAAGAGCAATGGAAACGGAACTATCAACGGAAGGCAGAATCCTCAGCACCAACAGTCTCACCATCATCATAATCTTTCCGGGACGAGCATTAAGGGGAGGGAACAGGAAGACCCTGCCACCAAGGCCAACATGAAAGCAATGGCGGCCAGAGCTCTTTGGCAGCTAGCCAAGGGGAACTCGCCTATTTGCCGCAGCATCACTGAATCCAGAGCACTGCTATGTTTTGCAGTGCTCTTGGAGAAGGGCTCCGAAGATGTTCAGCTCAATTCTGCGTTGGCATTAATGGTGATTACAGCAGTAGCAGAGAAGGATGCTGAGTTGAGAAGATCAGCCTTCAAGCCTAATTCCCCGGCTTGCAAATCTGTGGTTGACCAACTACAGAAGATTACTGAGAAAGCTGATGCAGATTCAGACCTCCTGATTCCATGCATCAAAGCTATTGGGAATTTGGCAAGGACGTTTCGGGCAACTGAGACGAGAATGATTGGCCCGTTAGTGCGGCTTCTCGATGAAAGAGAGGCTGAGGTCACCAGGGAGGCTACCATTGCCCTCACAAAGTTTGCCTGTACAGACAACTATCTTCATCTCGACCATTCCAAGGCAATAATAAGTGCTGGTGGCGCTAAGCACTTGATCCAGCTTGTGTATTTCGGGGAGCAAATTGTTCAAATTCCCGCACTGGTTCTCATGTGCTACATTGCACTTCATGTACCCGACAGCGAAGAACTTGCCCAGGCTGAGGTGCTCACGGTGCTCGAATGGGCGTCCAAGCAATCATGTATGACCCAAGACGAATCGCTCGAAATGTTGCTACAAGAAGCGAAGAGCAGGTTGGATCTTTATCAGTCCAGGGGCTCGAGGGGATTCCATTGA